DNA from Natronospira bacteriovora:
GAGTAACTCCAGCTTCAGCCAGAATCACCCGCGCCACCCTCCTGTCTCACCCACCTTGAAACACCACCCCCATCGTCTATGCTGAACAGGGCAGACCGCCAAAGCATGGACGCTGATGAATCGTTTTGAACGCCTGATCAAGATCCACCGCCTCCTCGACAGCCCCCGGCCCGTGCCTGTCGAGCGCTTTCGCACGGAACTGGAATGCTCCCGGGCCACCCTCTTCCGGGATTTCGAATACCTCAGGGATTTCCTCGGCGCCCCCATCATCTGCACCCGGCACGAGGACGGCCACTACGGCCACCATTACGACCCCTACGAACCCCGTTTCGAACTACCCGGTCTCTGGCTCAACGCCTCCGAACTCCACGGCCTGCTTGCCACCGAGCAGCTCCTGGAGGCCATCCAGCCTGGCCTGCTCAAACCCTATATCGGGCCCCTGAAAACACGCATCCGCCAACTCCTCGGCCAGAGCGGCATCGACGCCGAAGCGCTTGGGCAACGCATCCAGATCCGCCAGATCGCCCACCGCAACACCGAATCGGACGCCTTCGGCCGGATCGCCGAAGCCGTCCTCCGCCGCCGACAGCTACGCTTTGAATACCGCTCCCGCAGCCAGGACGAAAACCGCCCGCGCCACACCGACCCCCAGCGCCTCATCCACTACCGAAACAACTGGTACCTGGCAGCAAACTGCCACCAGGCTGGCGGCCTCCGCCTGTTCTCCCTGGACCGCATCCGCAACCCGGAAATCCAGACCCAAACCGCCCGAGACCTACCCGAAAAACAACTCGACCGGCAACTGGAAGGCAATTTCGGCATCTTCACCGGCCCCGCCGAACACTGGGCCGTGCTCCGCTTCACCTCCGAAGCCGCCCGCTGGGCCGCCGAACAAACCTGGCATCCCGACCAGATCGGGCAGTGGAAGGATGGGGAATACGAACTTCAAGTGCCCTACGGCGAACCGACGGAGTTGACCCGGGAGATCCTCGCCTGGGGACCGGACGTATGGGTCGTGGCACCCAGTCGTCTGCGAAACGCAATCAAGAGACAGCACGAATTGGCGGCAGCCCAATACCGTAAGAATCCAGATGACTTGCAAGATTGCAGTTGCAATCAGTGAGACACCAACAGGACTAGCCTTGACCCAAACGAGCTAGGGAGAAAACTGTGAAAGACTTCGAAACCTTCTTCCGCCAGGCCACGGGGCTCCCGGCGCCCTACCCTTACCAAAAACGCCTGGCAGAAAATGAATGGCCCGAAGTGCTGGATATTCCAACCGGCCTTGGCAAGACTGCAGCGGTAACACTGGCCTGGGCCTGGCGACGTCGGGAAAAGGGCGCCACGGACATGCCCCGGCGGCTCGTCTGGTGTCTGCCCATGCGTG
Protein-coding regions in this window:
- a CDS encoding helix-turn-helix transcriptional regulator translates to MNRFERLIKIHRLLDSPRPVPVERFRTELECSRATLFRDFEYLRDFLGAPIICTRHEDGHYGHHYDPYEPRFELPGLWLNASELHGLLATEQLLEAIQPGLLKPYIGPLKTRIRQLLGQSGIDAEALGQRIQIRQIAHRNTESDAFGRIAEAVLRRRQLRFEYRSRSQDENRPRHTDPQRLIHYRNNWYLAANCHQAGGLRLFSLDRIRNPEIQTQTARDLPEKQLDRQLEGNFGIFTGPAEHWAVLRFTSEAARWAAEQTWHPDQIGQWKDGEYELQVPYGEPTELTREILAWGPDVWVVAPSRLRNAIKRQHELAAAQYRKNPDDLQDCSCNQ